A single Nostoc cf. commune SO-36 DNA region contains:
- a CDS encoding M23 family peptidase, with protein MKIPKAWISLLVVITCIIYSIVAQATINTFGDGNLPTRIVEVANPQSQLPATKVLLPDWSRISLAQLPGISQSGAIDGSPYTQTLGYDLSRTWNVGMTPDQYLKLGDISEALQAEEFSLQAIALRTQPEANTDINSIDLNKIALSEFPLIGEQTLSHLAQVVPELAKTQVNNITPIATLLKSQGITASNLTLAQVLTQYEVGQMKLGEIDLSEFSISSIPNLDAVQLQQFTGWMNSNVSDIPGLGQVPLGSMPNPITEIGNLVMRLDVVYGPTENRRNNTISGSDVQGFSVPCTEKDCAYLELDDLENAGRSDRGKLEGKQWISGKYQEVEGGQGILKAVNNGREPTGRLPFGKAFKVVVMEPDETTDTVDTALFFRFCAWRMGCTPYFIGPVPFFSYKVNALMFVGNLNEQRTNTASLPTGATREPKASTTNRTGVREKINPCTFSNGSQSITGQSFSGIDLRSLGNAISEIESAGSGDYKAVGIHTCADGGLNCGRALGRYQFMSYNPYAVQLIAAKPGGQEFLSQVQQGHQPTEAELFEFFPPADQDRAFMADMANKIQVTQQQIDPVTGEPFTGERLIERVAQKHFGGDYSKVDGNGSDALGRLSLKDYGKTALASYRNGNSDNRTLTCSPNVNSSYISTTKNTENKK; from the coding sequence ATGAAGATACCAAAAGCCTGGATATCTCTTCTGGTTGTCATAACTTGTATTATTTATAGCATCGTCGCACAAGCTACAATCAACACATTTGGTGATGGCAATTTACCGACTCGAATTGTAGAAGTTGCAAATCCTCAGTCTCAACTACCTGCTACTAAAGTTTTGCTCCCAGACTGGAGCCGCATTTCTCTGGCCCAACTACCAGGTATCAGTCAATCTGGTGCAATTGATGGCAGTCCCTACACTCAAACACTGGGTTATGACCTGAGTCGCACTTGGAACGTGGGTATGACTCCTGACCAATATTTGAAGTTAGGAGATATCAGTGAAGCATTGCAGGCAGAGGAGTTTTCTTTGCAGGCGATCGCTCTCCGCACACAACCAGAGGCGAACACAGACATTAACAGTATAGATTTAAACAAAATTGCCTTGAGTGAATTTCCCCTGATTGGGGAGCAGACGTTGAGCCATTTAGCTCAGGTTGTTCCAGAACTAGCTAAGACACAAGTAAACAATATTACACCTATTGCAACCTTACTAAAATCTCAGGGAATTACCGCATCTAATTTAACACTCGCTCAGGTACTAACACAGTATGAAGTTGGGCAAATGAAGCTGGGAGAAATCGACTTGTCAGAGTTTTCTATTTCTTCAATTCCTAACTTAGATGCAGTACAGCTACAACAATTTACAGGTTGGATGAATAGCAATGTTTCGGATATTCCTGGTTTGGGACAAGTACCTTTAGGATCAATGCCTAATCCAATCACTGAAATTGGTAACTTGGTAATGCGGCTTGATGTAGTTTATGGGCCAACAGAAAACCGTCGTAACAATACGATTTCTGGTTCAGACGTGCAAGGATTTTCTGTGCCTTGTACTGAAAAAGACTGCGCTTATTTAGAATTGGATGATTTGGAAAATGCAGGTCGTAGCGATCGCGGTAAGTTAGAAGGTAAGCAGTGGATTTCCGGTAAATACCAAGAAGTCGAGGGCGGACAGGGTATCCTGAAAGCAGTGAATAATGGTCGGGAACCAACAGGAAGGCTACCGTTTGGTAAAGCTTTTAAGGTGGTGGTAATGGAGCCGGATGAAACTACTGATACGGTAGATACGGCTTTGTTCTTTCGGTTCTGTGCTTGGCGAATGGGTTGTACACCTTACTTTATCGGGCCTGTTCCTTTTTTCAGCTATAAGGTTAATGCCTTGATGTTTGTAGGCAATTTGAATGAACAAAGGACAAATACCGCGTCTTTACCAACTGGAGCTACGAGAGAGCCTAAAGCTAGCACTACCAACCGTACTGGAGTAAGAGAGAAGATTAATCCATGCACGTTTAGTAATGGTAGTCAGTCGATAACAGGTCAATCATTCTCTGGTATTGATTTGCGATCGCTGGGAAATGCAATTTCGGAAATTGAGAGCGCTGGTAGCGGAGATTACAAAGCAGTTGGCATACATACCTGTGCGGATGGGGGTTTAAATTGTGGTCGCGCTCTCGGTCGCTACCAGTTCATGAGTTATAACCCCTATGCAGTGCAGTTAATTGCTGCCAAGCCTGGAGGTCAAGAGTTCCTGAGTCAAGTACAGCAAGGGCATCAACCAACAGAGGCTGAACTATTTGAGTTTTTTCCTCCAGCTGACCAAGATAGGGCATTTATGGCTGATATGGCTAACAAAATTCAAGTGACACAACAGCAAATCGATCCGGTTACAGGAGAGCCATTTACGGGCGAACGCCTAATTGAACGAGTGGCTCAAAAGCACTTTGGTGGTGATTACAGCAAAGTTGATGGAAATGGCTCAGATGCCCTAGGTCGCCTCAGTCTCAAAGATTACGGCAAAACCGCTTTAGCTAGTTATCGCAATGGTAATAGCGATAATCGAACGCTGACCTGTTCTCCCAATGTAAATTCTAGCTACATCAGCACTACTAAAAATACTGAAAACAAGAAGTAG
- a CDS encoding DUF5895 domain-containing protein, whose amino-acid sequence MVKSRVSNNSNRSNQSTAKTAASNPKANTKAQAAKSKAPNTQLSDLDIDDIDPELLSDSYNQVRRPLLPYGIVVNDKPAGLMIPEDQLEKAGWLDMPIEDDLTIVTLTEDVTGLLITQARLLVLAFVPEYIRYKSDVEDLGGSFVGLYDEYKHNLDKKTMDVCSEHALMFLDEDNQPLHTTPVVVRFKNVALWSFKSVREEFYRSLEKTFADYFQVPFSGKSDRWRSLGVLEVEFKAVKEGEGKNKHDCCKTVAYTKPTVENLSQFYLGQPTAKALIWKQHDAIAGFTEPQSLPALPGESVSVDVEVLPPNKNRNKTQSDRKSKPATKPPRKIQLIDDDDFLDETDDLEAELDDGDFEEEDDELDDEE is encoded by the coding sequence ATGGTTAAATCTAGGGTTTCAAACAACTCTAATCGCTCCAATCAATCTACTGCCAAAACTGCTGCTTCTAATCCCAAAGCTAATACCAAAGCTCAAGCAGCCAAATCCAAAGCTCCTAACACTCAATTGTCAGACCTTGATATTGACGATATTGACCCAGAACTTCTCAGTGACAGTTATAACCAAGTTAGACGACCGTTACTGCCTTACGGCATTGTCGTTAATGACAAACCCGCCGGACTTATGATTCCAGAAGACCAGCTAGAAAAGGCTGGCTGGCTTGATATGCCAATTGAGGACGACCTAACTATTGTCACCCTAACTGAAGATGTTACTGGACTCTTAATTACTCAAGCACGGTTACTAGTTTTAGCTTTTGTACCAGAATATATCCGTTATAAATCAGATGTTGAAGACTTGGGTGGTTCTTTTGTTGGGCTTTATGATGAATACAAACATAACCTTGACAAGAAAACAATGGATGTGTGTTCAGAACATGCACTGATGTTTCTGGATGAGGATAATCAACCCCTGCATACTACTCCTGTCGTTGTCCGCTTTAAGAATGTAGCTCTCTGGAGTTTTAAGTCAGTGCGTGAGGAGTTTTACCGTTCTTTGGAGAAAACCTTTGCTGACTATTTCCAAGTGCCATTTAGCGGTAAAAGCGATAGGTGGCGTAGCTTAGGTGTACTGGAAGTCGAGTTCAAAGCTGTCAAAGAGGGCGAAGGTAAGAATAAACACGACTGTTGTAAGACTGTAGCTTATACCAAACCCACCGTTGAAAATCTGTCTCAATTTTATTTGGGTCAGCCCACAGCTAAAGCCCTAATTTGGAAACAACATGATGCGATCGCTGGTTTTACTGAACCTCAATCCCTACCTGCTTTACCGGGAGAATCGGTATCTGTAGACGTGGAAGTATTGCCACCAAACAAGAATAGGAACAAAACTCAAAGCGATCGTAAATCCAAACCAGCGACCAAGCCACCTCGCAAAATTCAACTTATTGACGATGACGACTTCCTCGATGAAACCGATGATTTGGAAGCTGAGTTAGACGATGGTGATTTTGAGGAGGAAGACGATGAACTGGATGATGAGGAATAG